GACGTCGTGCGCCGCATCAATGCCACGACGCCGCTCGTCGCCTCGTTCCTCGAGCGGCATCCGCGCGTCGAACGCGTCTGGTGGTCGCAGCAACGAGCCACGCGGGACAACTACGCGCGCATTGCCCGCACGCCGCAGTCGGTCGGCGCAGTCGTGTCGTTCACCCTCCGCGGGTCGCTCGCGAATTTCTACGACCGCCTCACGCTGCCCAAGGGGCCGAGCTTCGGCATGGCGACGACGTTGATCTGTCCTTACGTCTACCTCGCGCACTACGACCTGCTGCCGCAGCGCGGCGGCGGCACGACGCTGCGCGATGCCGGCCTGCCGCCGGAGCTGTTGCGTCTGTCGGTCGGCACCGAGCCCGCAGGCGACATCGTCGCGGCACTTGGCGCCGCGCTCGAGTGAGGCGCGCTCGCGCCGCGCTCAATCTCCGCGCAACAGTCGCCCGACTTCGGCATCGAGCCGCTCGGGCGGGACGTTGGCGACGGCGAGACGGCCGGTGCGATCGAAGAGGAACACCGCGGGGATGGACGTGATCGCGAAACGCTCGGCGAGTTCGTTCCGGCCCTCGCCGTTGAGGAGAAAATGCTGCGGCCACGTCAGGCCGTGCTGGCGGATGAAGGTTTCCAGTTTTCCGCGGGTGCCGGGCCGGTCGAGCGAAACGCCGACGATCTCGAGGCCGGCGGCGCCGTGCTCGTCGCGCAGCTGTTTGAGCCGCGGCAGCTCGACGACGCACGGCTGGCACCACGTCGCCCAGAAATCGAGCAACACCACTTTCCCGCGCAGCTGCTGGAAGTCGACCTCGCGGCCGTCGAGCGCGATGAAGCGCAGTTCGAACGGCGCGCGGCCAATCAGGCGGAGGAATTGCCGCCGCGTCGCCACCTCGCGCAGCAACGCGTGCGGGCTCGCGGCGAGCCGCTCCACGATCTCACCGGCGGCGGCAGGGTCCAAGCCCTCGAGGCGCTCGAGCGTGCGCAGTTGGATCAAACGAAGTTCCGGATTCGCCCCGAACCGGGCGACGTGATCGTCGAGTCGCCGCTGGATCGCCAGCAGCTGGGCGGCGGTGGGACTCTCCCCGCAGCGGGCCGCTTCCTCGTCGATGAGGAGCACGGAGGCCGTTCCGCGAATTTCGGTCGGAACGTCGCTTCGGTCGACCGCTTCGGCAGCGAGCTGGCGCACGCGCGCGTTGAAGGCCGGCGGAACGGTGTCCGGAACCGGCCACGGGCGAACCTCGCGGAGGTGCACGGCCACGGCCCAACGCCGGGGATCCTGCGGATAGGTGTCGAGGAACGCAGCGCCGAGGCGCTCGAGGTCGGCGACTTTGCGGTCCCACCACGCGTTCTTTTCCGCCTTGGTGGCGTTGGCGGGCATGGAAGCGTCCCGAATTTTCTCGAACTCCGCCCACGCACGATCGGCGGCCGGCTCGGCCGCGAGGCAGCTGACAGCGGCGGCCAGCAAGACGAACAGCAGCGAGAGGCGCATGTTCAGAAGGATTTGGTGGCTTCGAAATACACGAACCGCTGGCGCGGGTCGTTGAGCAGGCTGTGCCACAGGTTGATGCGCGCAGTGCGGAGCGGCGGCGTGCGATCGAAGACGTTCAAGGCGCCGAGGGTGAACTTCGTGCCCGCGAGCCAGTCGCGCCAGCTGGTGCGCTCGCCGACGCGCGCGGGGAACGAGTAGCTGAACTGGACGTCGTGCTCGGTGGAGCTGGGGATCTTGTCGCCGTCGACGCCGGTGCGGGTCGGGCGCGAGGGTTTCAAGGTGTTGGTGTCACCTTCGTAGGAATGGATGTAGCGGGCCGTCCAACTCGCGGTGAAGCGACCGGTGTTGAACCAGACGCGGCCGCGGCCGCGGAGCTTCACCGGGCCGTCGCCGAGCAGGTCGACATCGCCCGCGCGATCCTCGAACGGCTGTTCGTCGACCGAGCGTTGCTTGAAGTCCAACACGTAGGTGCCTTCGACCGATCCGCCGAAGCTGCGCGTCGAGGAGAGTTCGCGGCGGTAGTCGGCCTTGACGTCCCAGCCGGAGGTGATGAGGCGCGAGAGGTTCACCGGGCGCGCGTCCATCTCGATGATCGGGCCGGGCATGCCGGCGGGATCGCCGGGCAGGCGCGGGCCGCGCACGATGCGGTCGGGCACGTAGGTGACGAGGTCCTGCTCGTTCGGGTAAGTGATGACGTCGCTCTTGTCGTAGCGGTAGTAAGCGACGTTGAGGGTCAGGCCGGGGATTTGGCGCGGCGTGAACACCACGCCGAGGTCCCAGGTCTTGCTGGTTTCCGGCCGCAGGCGGGGATTGCCGCCGACGAGGTAGACTTCGGGCTCGACCGGTTCGTCGCCGCGGAGCGGATCGGTGGCGATGCCGAACGTGATCGGGCCGATGTCCTGCACGGGAGCGTAGAGATCGGACTGGCGGGGCGGCTGGAAGCCCTCGCTGAAACTGGCGCGCAGCGCCACGTCCGGCAGCGGCGCGTATTTGAACGCCACCATCGGCGGCGCGGCGGCGCCGAAATCGTCGTAGCGCTCGAGGCGGATCGCGGCGGAGAAATCGAGCGACCACAGGCCGGGGCGACGGTTGCGCTCGCCGACGAGCGGGACCTGGACTTCGCCGTAGGCGGCGATGGCGCGGCGGGAGGAGTTGCCGTTGATGTCCTCATCCGCGTAGGCCGAGCCGGGCAGGAGCGCGTAGTCGCCGTAGCGGAGCTGGGTATCGGAAGTCAGGTGCTCGAAACGCACTTCGAAACCGAGGGAGAAATTCGTCAGCGCGCCGGCGATTTCCATCAGCTCGCCGTTCACGCGCCAGTTGGTGGCGGCGATTTCGGTGACCTCGTTGCGCGTATCGAGGCCGCGCAACTTGGCCAGCTCGGACTCCGAGGCGAGCGGTGCGCTGCGCAGATCGCGGAAGGGGTTGTAGTATCCGGCCGCGACGGCCGGCGCGAGGAGCAGGTGGTAGGTGGTGGCGTCCGAGTGGGCGTCGTTGCGGTCGCCCGAGAAATCCACCGCCCAGTTGAGCGGACGCGCGAAGAGCTCGAACTTGCCCTTGAGACCGGTGACGGCGCGCAGGGTGAGCTTGTCACTGTCGGAGTAGCTGTCGGGCAGGTCGATGGGATCGACGAGCACGGAGATGGATTTGCCGACGAAGCCCGGGGTGACGTTCGTGCGGAAGGGATTCACGGGGGAGTTGGCCCCGAGGTTGATGACCGTGAGCGTGCGATACGCGCCGACGCTGGTGTCGGCCCAGCGCCAGCTGAGTTCGCTGTAGGAAGAGAGTCCGTTCTTGAACGTGTGCTCGAGCGAGGCGAAGGCGGCGTAGGACTCGCTCGGCGCCACGAGCTTGGCGCGGCCGATCGAGGGCAGGTCGCGGATCGGCTGGCCGGCGTTGGCGGCGAAGGAGGCGGGCGTGAGCCCGACGCCGTTCGAGCCGGTCGGCACGTAGGCCCACGCGGCGGTGGGCGCGCCGGGGATGCCGAGCGGCGGCAGGGCGGGACTGGAAACGGTGACGAGCGGCAGCGGCGATTGGGCGTTGCGGAGGACGTCGCGCAGGTAGGTCGGCGCGCCGGGCGGCACGCGCTCGAGCGCGACTTCCCAATAGCGGCGGTCGCTGAGATGGAGGTCGTTCTTGCGGTTGTATTCGAAGGAGAGATTGAGCGCGGTGCGGCCGTCGTTGAACTGGCGGCCGTGGAAGACGCTGCCGCGGACCTCCTCCGCGCCACCGCGCGCGGCGCCGAGATACAGGCTGGCCTCGGAGCCGGAGAAGCCTTTGCGGAGAATGATGTTGATCACACCGCCGACGGCGTTGGCGCCGTAGATCGCGGAGCCGGAGGTGGCGAGGATCTCGATGCGATCGACGGCGCTGAGCGGAATGCGACTGACGTCGGCGCCGCCGAACTCGCCGCCGAAGAGGCGCCGGCCGTTGATCATCACCAGCGTCTGGTTCTCGCCGAAGCCGCGGAGATTGATGCCGTCGGAGGAAAACGGAAAGCCGCCCGTCTGGCCGAGCTGCACGGCGGCGAGGTTCTGCGAGCCGGTGCCGAAGCTGGTGTTGCTCGGCAGGCTGCGGAAGAACTCCGGCAGGTTCGTCACGCCGGAGCGGTCGATCTCGGCGCGGTCGATCACGGTGTAGCGCACGCCCTCGTTCTCGCGGCGGGGCACGACGCCCTGGTTGACGATGCCGGTCTCCCGCACACCGGTGACCTCGTAGCGGTCGAGCACCACGGCGCCGTCCTTGACCTGCGCCGCCCGGCTGTCAGCCGGACGGCTTGCGTCGTTTTTTTCGTCGGGGGCGGAGCGGTTGACGGTGAGGGCGCCGGTCTGCTCGTCCTGCACGAGCGCGAGGTCGGTGCCGACGATCATCCGCTCGAGCGCTTCGCGCGCGGTGAACTCGCCGCGCACGGGCTTGGTCGCGACGCCGCGCACTTTGTTGACGAGGAAAACGACCTGTTCGCCGGATTGCTCGGCGAATTGCCGGAGCGTGGCCGCGGCGTCGCCGGCGGGCACGTCGAAGTTCTTCCGAACCGGCTCGGCGGCGGACAGGCCGACGGCGAACAAAAGCACGAGGAAAAAGCCGGCGAGCCGGCGCAACGCGAAGAGATGACGAGGTGACATGGTGAGCCGGAAGGGCCGGCCACTTGTTGTGACGAACCGAAAACGAAAGCGGGCTACGTGGCCGCGGAAATTTTCCGTGTCAGCGGGCACGCCGAATCACGATCCGATCGGGGCCGGCGCGCACGGCAATCATCTCGCCGCTGCTGGTGAGCAAGCGCACGAACGCCTCGACGTCCTCCGCGCGGAACGTCGCCTCGACCGGCAGCGGCGCGAGGTCGGCGTCGCCGAGCTCGATCTGGACGCGATTGCGGGCGTTGAACTGGCGCACCACCTCGGCGAGCGGCGTCTCGAGGAAGCGCAGACGCGGCTCGCGCCACGACAGCTCCGCGCGGATGACCGCCGGAGTGACGTCCTCCACGGCGGGCGCGACCGCAGCGGTCGCCACGGTGGGCACGCTCACGCGTTGCCCGATGCCGATTTCCGGAATCGGCTCGCGCGCGACCGGCAGCGTCGCAGGCGGATCCACGCGCACGCGGCCCTCGGTGACGAGCACCTGCACGCAATCGGTTTTCAGGCGGACGTTGAAGGCGGTGCCGACGGCGCGCACCGCCACGCCATCGGCCTGGACGATGAAGGGGCGGACCGGGTTCTTCGTGACTTGGAAAGCGGCCTCGCCGCGCACGAGCGCGACGCGCCGCTCGCCGGCGGTGAATTGCTCGCGAATCTCGGTGTCGGCGTTGAGGTCGACGATGGAGCCGTCGGGCAGCGTCATGCGCTGGTAACCGCCAACGGTCGTGGCGTAGTGGGCGTGCGGCTCGCCGGCGGAGGGCGCGGCCGGCCGGAGCCAGAACCACGCACCGGCGAGCGTCAGGCAGGCCGCCAGCGCCGCGGTCGCCGCGAGCGAGCGGAAAGGCAGGACGTTGGCGCCCGCCGGTCGGGCGAGCAGGTCGCGATCCGGATGCACGCGCGCCTCGGGCCGGAATTCGCGTAGCGCCTGCAACGAGCTCCAGGCGTGCTCGAGGCGACGCACGGCTTGTTCGTGTCGCGGATCGGCCGCGCGCCACGCGGCGAACGCCGCGGCGTCCTCGGTGGACAGACCCTCGTCGCGCTCGGCCAGCCAGGCGGCGGCGGTGGCCTCGATGGCCTCGTCGCGCGGGAAACCGGTGGAATCGAAGGGAGCGCTCACGGTTTGTTTTCCTCCGGCGCGATGCGAGCGGTCGCGATGCCCCGCGCGGCGAAATAGTCGGCGCACCGGCGCATGCCTTTGGCGAGTTGCGCCTTCACGGTGTGCTCGGAGATGCGGAGCTCCGCGGCGATTTCCTTGTGCGAGAGGCCGTAGAGGAGGCGCAGCGTCATCGCTTGCCGGCAGCGATCCGGCAGCGCCTGCACGGCGGCGGCGAGCAACTCGAGTTCCTGCTGGCGACCGAGGGCGTCGGCGATGCCGGGAGATTCCTCCAGCACGGGCAGCGCCGCGACGTCGGCGACGGACTCGATCGCGACGACCTCGCGGCGGCGAAAGAGATCGAGCGCGAAGTTGCGCGCGGTGGTGAACAGATACGCCTTGGCGTAGCCGACCTTGCCCGCCTGGCGGGCGCGGATCAGCCGCAGGTAGGATTCCTGCACGACATCGTCCACATCGGGCAGAAAGGGAAATTTCCCGCGCAGCCACGCGCGCAGCGACGGCTCATGCGGTTGCACGTCGCGCGCGAACCAGCCCGCGTCGACGGACGCGGGCGAGGACGGCGGCTTGAGGGAATCGGCGGACATGCGGACGAAGGCGAGGAATCTGTGCGGGGCACAGGGACGGAGACAAACATCGATGTTGTCCCGTCACCTTGTTTGACGAACGTCCGGCCGAAACGGGCTACGTCGTCGCCGAAAAATCAGAAACCCGCCGCTGCTAAGCAGACGGCGGGCTTCACACACACATACAACGACGACAAGATAGCAGGGCCGCGCGACACGCTCCATGGGCCTTTCGGTCCATAACGTGTCATGCGGCCCTAGCCGTTCGTCGGATCAGCCGCGGCGCTTGAGGTCGGCGGCGCCTTTGGCGACGAGCGCGGGGTCGACGTTGACGCCGGCCTTCGAGAGCGCGGCCTCGAGGATCGCCTCGCCCGGAAGGTAACCGATCACGATGTCCACGATCTTGCCTTCGCGATCGATGATGAACTGGCACGGGATGCCGCCGACGCCGTAGCGGGCGCGCGACACGCGCTCGGGCTTTTTCTCGGCGGCGTCGTGCGTCCAGACCATGTCGGGATATTTCGCCTGGTTGGCTTTGACCCATTGCTCGAACTTGGCGCGGGCATCGCTCGTGCAGTTGGCGAGGACGACGACGCCCTGGTCCTTGTAGTGGGCGGCGACTTCCTGGGTGTGCGGCATCGAGGCCATGCACGGCCCGCACCACGTCGCCCAGAAATCGAGGATGACGACCTTGCCGCGGAAGTCGGAGAGCTTCACGTCCTTGCCGTCGACGGTCTGCGAAACGAAGTCCGGCGCGACGGCGCCGATCTTGAGCATCTCGACGCGCGGCTCGGGCTTGGGCGTGGCCGCAGCGATGTCGGCGGCGGTCCAGACTTTCGCGGGCATGTCGGCCGGCGCGAGCTTCACGCCCGAGCGGAGGAGCAGGTTGCCCATGGTCTCCCCGTAGCGCGGACCGAAGCCGGCGCTCCAGCCGGCGAGTTTGCCGGCGGCGTCGAAGACGAGGGTCGTCGGGATGGGCGACATCACGCCGCCGAGCTTGAAGGTGAAGATCGATCTCATGTGCTCACCGGACGCCTTGCGGAAGGCGGCGCGCTCCTCGTCGTTGAGTTCGGCCATGTCCTTGTCCGGGCGCGGCGATGGGCCGGCGGGGTCTGCCACCAAGGTGCCCACGACCTTGGCGCTGTTCTCCGCCTGCCACTTTTGCACGACATCGAGCGCGGCGTAGCCGGCGACACCGACGAACTTCACGTCCGGGTATTTCTCGCTCCACGATTTCCACGCAGCGAGGAACGGCTCGCCCGGGCCGTGAGCGCCGCTCCAGACGCCGACGACGGTGACGTGGCCCTCCAGCAATGCGGAGAGCTTCGCGCGCGAACCGTCGAGTTGCAGCAGTTCGACATCAGGCGCGGAGGCGCCAGCTTTCAACTCGGCGAAATTCTCGCGGAAAGGCGGCGGCGGATTCTTCTCGGCGTCGGCCGCGGCGGCGGCGCGGGCTTTCTCCTCTTCGGCGGATTTGGCGAGCTGTTCCTTGCCCTTGGCGACGATGGCGGCGTCGACCTTCACGCCGAGCGTGGCGAGCGTGGCTTCGGCGCGGGCGTCATCTTCGCCGCCGTTGCCGAGGATGGTGGCGGCGATCTTGCCGTCGCGTCCGATGATGAACTGCGTGGGGATGCCGACGACGTGGTAGAACTTGTTCGAGGCGCGCTCCTCGAAGGTGGCGCTGCCCTGCTCGTTCGGGTCGAAGAAAAACTGCAGGTCGGGATACTTCGGCTGGTTCTTGGGAATCCACGCCTTGAAGCTCGCGATCTTGTCACTGGTGCCGGAGGCGACGACCACGACGTCCTGATCCTTGTATTTGGCGGCGAGCTTTTGCGTGTGCGGGAACGAGGCGATGCACGGTCCGCACCACGTCGCCCAGAAGTCGAGGATGACGACCTTGTCCTTGAAGTCGGACAATTTCACGGTGCGGCCGTCGACGGTCTGCATCGGAAAATCCGGTGCGACCGCGCCAGCGCCGAGGGTGGCGGGGCGCTTGACCGCGGTGGCGGGCTCGGAGGGCTTCGCCTGAATCGTCGCCGCGGCCACCGTGGCGGGTGCGGCGGCTTTGGCGGCGGGCAGCATGCCGCCGCCCATCGGAGCGGACGCGGGCGGATTGGCGCGCGCGGCAGCGAGGGCTTGCTCGATGAGTCCCTTGTCGGCGTCGTTGAGTTTCACCTCGGCGCGCTGGAGGATCTCGCGCAACAGGCCGCTGACCCGCGGTCCCATGCCGATGACGCCGCCGACGAGTTTGCCGTCGGGGCCGACCACGCAATACGCGGGATACATGCCGGCGCCGAAGATCATGTAGGAGATCGCTTCCATCATCGCCTTGCCGGCGGGATCCCAGGACACGGTGTAGCCGGGGGCCGCGGTTTCCTTGGCCCATTTCTCAAAGTCGGCGCGCTCGGTCGTGGTGTTGATCGCCCAGACGGCGAGGCCTTGCGCCTGATACGCCGAGGCGATCTTGGCGACGTCGTCCGGCGGGTTGCGCGCGCCGGTCCAGAAATTGATGAACACGGTCTTTCCGCGAAAATCGGAGAGCTTCACGGTCTTGCCGTTCACGTCGGTGGTGGAGAAGTCCGGCACGGTCTCGCCGGCGGCCATGTTGGCGAAGCGCAGCGTGGGATTCGCGGCGGTCGGCATCGCGGCGGTCTTCGCGATCATCGGGATCGATTTCGGGCGGTTGGTCTCCTCCGGCGGCAGGCCGCTGAGGTCGACGGGCAGGCCGCCCTTGGCAAGCAGGCGCAGCACGTGCGGATTCACGGTCGGGCCGCCGCCGCCGGTGGTGCCGATGAGTTTGCCGTCCTTGCCGATGAGGAAGAGCGTCGGGAAACCGGAAACGCCATACTGCGTGTTGAAGACGGACGTCGCCCAGTTGTCCTTGCCCGCCGGGTCGTGCGCGGTGCGGAACTTGTATTTGTCGCCGTTGCGTTTGACCCAGCCGTCGTAGTTGGCGCGCGAGTCATCGGCGCAGACGGCGAGGACGACGAGATCGTTGGCGGCGTATTTTTCCGCGAACTCGCTGTTGTGCGGCATGGAGGCGACGCACGGGCCGCACCACGTGGCCCAGATGTCGACGAGCACGAGTTTGCCGCGGAAGTCGGAGAGCTTGATCTCCCGATTGTCCGGGCCGACGACGGTGAAGTCGGGCGCGAGCTCGCCCGGTTTCGGGCCGATGTGGGTCGAGGGAGCGGACGGAGTGACGGTGGCGGGCGCAGTCACCGGATCCTCGGCGAGGAGGAAAAGCGGGGCGGCGGCGAGACCGAGGAACAGCAGAACGAGTTTCTTCATGGGAAAAGGAGGCCCGCGGCGCATGGCGCCGCGGGCGGGAATGGGAACGGTGAGGAGTTAGAACGGCAGCAGGAACGAAAGTTCGTAGGCGCGACCGAGGATCAACTGGTAATGGAGCGCGGCGTTGAAGCCCCAGATCGTGTCCGAGAACGGCGGCTCCTTGTCGAAGATGTTGTTCACGCCAAAACCGACGCGCAGGCGCTTGCCGTAGCCGCGCCAGACGCCGTTCTTGAATTCATAGGCGATGCGCGCGTCGACCTTCGTGACGGAGGGCGTCGGGTAATAGACCACGGAGGCGCTGTTGGCCACGAGGTTGTTGCCGGCGCTGTTCGAACCGAAGCCGTCGAGGTGCCAGATGAATGCGGCGACGCTCCAGCGGTCATTGTTCCAGTTGAGGCCGACGTTGTATTTCCACTTCGGCGGAGCGGCGGTGTCTTCCTCGAGCACCACGGCCGGCTGGCCGGGCGCGACTTGGCGTGTCGCCTCGAGCGTGTGGCTGGCGAAGACCGTCGCGCGGAACCGGCCGAGCTGCTGCCACGGCAGCGTGTAGTCGGCGGAGAGATCGAGCGAGCGGTTCACGATGTGGCCGAAGTTTACGAAGGTCTGGTCGACGTTCGTGATCACGCCGGGCTGATTGAGCGAGACGTCGGTCGGGCTGGGCGTGGCGCGGGTGACGCGGCCGGGGAAGAGCGCCTCGTTGTTCACGATGTTCTGCGCGCTGATGATCTGGAGCGCGTCGGACTGCTTCGTCTCGTAGATGTCGAGCTGGAGCTTGAGCCCCTTTAAGAAGGGCGGCTCGTAGACGATGCCGTAGAACATGTTTTCGGAGGCCTCCGCCTGGGGATCCAGGTTGGAGCCGCGCGAGACGATGACGCCGGTCGTGCTCGCGGGCGTGCGGCGCGGGTCGGTGATCGTCGCGGTGGTGTTCGGCGAAACGACGAGATACTCGGTGACTCCGGGCGCGCGGAAGCCCTGGCTCCAGCTGGCGCGGAACAGGAGCGAATCGAACGGCACGAACGAGAAGCCGATCTTCGGCGTGGTCTTGGTGAAGCCGCCGGCCTTTTCGTGGCGGCCGGCGAGCTGGAGGTCGAAGCGCTTAAGGAACGTCCGGGCGTTCGGCTTGCCGAAGACCGGCACGGCGAGCTCGGCGTAGACGGCGCTGCGGTCCTGCTCGCCCGACACTTCGGTGCGGGTGGCGACCGGAGTCGGGCTGTTCGTGCTGAAGGTCGTCGTGACGCTGTTGACCTTGGAAACGCTGTGGCTGCCGCCGACGGCCATCTTGATGGGGCCGCCCCAGAAGTTCATCAAATCGCCGTCGAGATCGAGGTCGATGCCGCTGGCGGTCGACTCCGAGAAAACGGACGGATAAACGGCGAGGCGCTCAAGCAACGCGGCCTGCGAAGGCGCGCCCGCCGCGCGGGCGTCGATGAAGGGATTGAAACGCTGCGCCGGATCGGCGGCCGTCATCAAGGCGACGAAACCGCCGCCGTTGTAGTTGCGGCTGATCTGGCGGTCCTTCTGGTTTTGCCAGGTGCCCACGAGTTCCCATTGCCAGGTTTGCGCGAACTTGCCGCGCAAGCCGCCGCTGACGGCGTCGTCGAGCGTGCGCACCACCTGCGACTCAGGTCCGAATTCGACGAGCATCATGCCGATGCTGACGTTCTGGTTGAAGGGATTGAAGGCCGCTGGCAGGACCGCCGCCGAACCGAAGCCGCCGGTGATCGAGCTGGCGGAGATTTGCGCGTTGGTCGTGGTCGTGTTTTTCGTCGTGCGGAAACTGCCGAAGCCCTCGACGCGGTCGTTGAACTTGTAGGTGAAGTTCGCGTTGAGGCCGATGGTTTCCTTCTCGGGGATGAGGTCGAGGAACTCGGCGGTGTTGAGGCGGCGCTGACCGGAGCCGTTCACCACGCTGGCCGGCGAGACGATGTTCGTGGTCGGGATGAATTGCGCGATCGTCGGCGTGCCGGTGCTGCCTTCGGGCGTGAGCACGACGCGGATGCCGGGGATGGCGTCAAACGTGCCGGACACGACGCCGCCGGAAGCCTGCACGACGGCGGGGTAACCCCAGAGCAGGCGGAAATCGCGGCCGTTGTTGGTCGCGCCCGTGGTGAGCAGCGTGCCGGTCGGAATGCCGGTGTGATTCTGGTTCTTGGAGAAATTGCGGTGGTTGGCCTTGAGGTTCTGCCGGTCGAAATAGTCGACCGCGACCGTGCCGCTGAGTTTGCCGAGGTTGAAGCCCTGCATCAGCGTGCCGGCTCGTTCGCGGCCGCCGCCGTGCTCGGAAATACGGGTCGCGCCCGTGGCTTCGCCGCCCACAAAATCCTTTTTCAACACCACATTGATCACGCCGGCGACCGCATCGGCGCCGTAGATCGCGGACGATCCGTCAGTGATCACCTCCACGCGATCGATCATGCCGAGCGGGATGGTGTTCAAATTCACGAAACCCTGGCGCGTGTCGGTCGAGCGGTTGCCGGAGCCGGACTGCGCGACACGGCGGCCGTCGACGAGCACGAGCGTGGAACCGGAGCCGAGGCCGCGAAGGCTGACGCCGGAAACGCCGGTCTGCGCCGGCGGAGCCGCGGAAGAGCCGAGGATGAGATTGAATGGCGGCGTGCTCGTCTCCGTGCGCTGGCCGAACTCGGGATTGAGTTCGTTCGGCGCAGAGCCGCGACCGGACGAGATGCCCGAGTAGGTCTGCGGGATGGAATTGAGGAAATCCGCGAGCGTGAACGCGCCGGTCGAGCGGATGTATTCCGCATCGTAAGCGTTCACAGGCGACGGTCCGGCGACGTCCGTTTGGCGAATACGGCTGCCGAGCACGCGGTAATCGTCGAGCTTCACGGCCTTTTGCAGGTCGGTCGCGGGCTTCATCGCCGGCTGGTCGCTCGCCCGACGGAGGCCGAGCGCTCCGGTGCTGGCATCCTGCACGACGACGAGGTCGGTGCCGGCCACGAGCTGCTCGAGCGCAGCGCGGGCGGAGAGCTCGCCCTTCACGGCGTTGGTCCGCACGCCGCGAACGATCTCGACGGGATACACGATCTGCTCGCCCGATTGCTCGGTGAAGGCGGCCAGCGTCGCCGAAGCGGCGCCGGCGGAGATGGAATAGGTTTTCTTGGTCGGCTCGGCGAAAGCGCCCAGCGTCAGCATCGTCAACGCGACGAAAACAGCCGCACCGCGGAATCGGCGCAGCCAGAGGAACGGGCTCGGTGTGTTCATGGTGTGTGAGAGGTGGCCGGGGAGGTGGAGAGAGGGGCACCCGGCAAAAGGGACGACGACCCGCGACGTCGTTTCCATTATCGCCGCGCGCAGATTCCGCGCGGCGCGACACCCTTATGACTCAGCGCGGCGGCGCGGAGCGGAGCACGTAGCGGCCATCCTCGTATTCGGCGTGCACGCCCGAGGTGAGTTCGAGCAGGCGCACGAAGGCGTCGGCGTTGTCCGCGCGAAATTTGCCGCCGAGCGGGAGCTTCGCGATGCGGCGGTCGGCGACCACGATGCGCGTCTCCTGATTGTAGCGGTTGAACTCTTTCACGGCCTCGTCGAGCGGCGTGTCCTTGAAATTGAGGCGCATGCCCTGCCACGACAGCGCCGACTCGATCTCGTCGCTCGTAGCCTCGATCACCACGGGCGCGAGCGGCGTGGGCACGGCGGCGTTGACGCTCGTGCGTTCGCGCGCGCCGACCATGGCGGCGTTGAGCGCGCCTTGAAGCTCGGGTTCCTCGGGCTTGGGCGGATCGATGCGGACCTTGCCCTCGGTCACGAGCACGTCGACGGCGCTGCCGTCGAGGCGGACGTTGAAAACCGTGCCGACCGCGCGCACGCGCACACCGCCGG
This portion of the Opitutia bacterium genome encodes:
- a CDS encoding redoxin domain-containing protein — its product is MKKLVLLFLGLAAAPLFLLAEDPVTAPATVTPSAPSTHIGPKPGELAPDFTVVGPDNREIKLSDFRGKLVLVDIWATWCGPCVASMPHNSEFAEKYAANDLVVLAVCADDSRANYDGWVKRNGDKYKFRTAHDPAGKDNWATSVFNTQYGVSGFPTLFLIGKDGKLIGTTGGGGPTVNPHVLRLLAKGGLPVDLSGLPPEETNRPKSIPMIAKTAAMPTAANPTLRFANMAAGETVPDFSTTDVNGKTVKLSDFRGKTVFINFWTGARNPPDDVAKIASAYQAQGLAVWAINTTTERADFEKWAKETAAPGYTVSWDPAGKAMMEAISYMIFGAGMYPAYCVVGPDGKLVGGVIGMGPRVSGLLREILQRAEVKLNDADKGLIEQALAAARANPPASAPMGGGMLPAAKAAAPATVAAATIQAKPSEPATAVKRPATLGAGAVAPDFPMQTVDGRTVKLSDFKDKVVILDFWATWCGPCIASFPHTQKLAAKYKDQDVVVVASGTSDKIASFKAWIPKNQPKYPDLQFFFDPNEQGSATFEERASNKFYHVVGIPTQFIIGRDGKIAATILGNGGEDDARAEATLATLGVKVDAAIVAKGKEQLAKSAEEEKARAAAAADAEKNPPPPFRENFAELKAGASAPDVELLQLDGSRAKLSALLEGHVTVVGVWSGAHGPGEPFLAAWKSWSEKYPDVKFVGVAGYAALDVVQKWQAENSAKVVGTLVADPAGPSPRPDKDMAELNDEERAAFRKASGEHMRSIFTFKLGGVMSPIPTTLVFDAAGKLAGWSAGFGPRYGETMGNLLLRSGVKLAPADMPAKVWTAADIAAATPKPEPRVEMLKIGAVAPDFVSQTVDGKDVKLSDFRGKVVILDFWATWCGPCMASMPHTQEVAAHYKDQGVVVLANCTSDARAKFEQWVKANQAKYPDMVWTHDAAEKKPERVSRARYGVGGIPCQFIIDREGKIVDIVIGYLPGEAILEAALSKAGVNVDPALVAKGAADLKRRG
- a CDS encoding TonB-dependent receptor is translated as MNTPSPFLWLRRFRGAAVFVALTMLTLGAFAEPTKKTYSISAGAASATLAAFTEQSGEQIVYPVEIVRGVRTNAVKGELSARAALEQLVAGTDLVVVQDASTGALGLRRASDQPAMKPATDLQKAVKLDDYRVLGSRIRQTDVAGPSPVNAYDAEYIRSTGAFTLADFLNSIPQTYSGISSGRGSAPNELNPEFGQRTETSTPPFNLILGSSAAPPAQTGVSGVSLRGLGSGSTLVLVDGRRVAQSGSGNRSTDTRQGFVNLNTIPLGMIDRVEVITDGSSAIYGADAVAGVINVVLKKDFVGGEATGATRISEHGGGRERAGTLMQGFNLGKLSGTVAVDYFDRQNLKANHRNFSKNQNHTGIPTGTLLTTGATNNGRDFRLLWGYPAVVQASGGVVSGTFDAIPGIRVVLTPEGSTGTPTIAQFIPTTNIVSPASVVNGSGQRRLNTAEFLDLIPEKETIGLNANFTYKFNDRVEGFGSFRTTKNTTTTNAQISASSITGGFGSAAVLPAAFNPFNQNVSIGMMLVEFGPESQVVRTLDDAVSGGLRGKFAQTWQWELVGTWQNQKDRQISRNYNGGGFVALMTAADPAQRFNPFIDARAAGAPSQAALLERLAVYPSVFSESTASGIDLDLDGDLMNFWGGPIKMAVGGSHSVSKVNSVTTTFSTNSPTPVATRTEVSGEQDRSAVYAELAVPVFGKPNARTFLKRFDLQLAGRHEKAGGFTKTTPKIGFSFVPFDSLLFRASWSQGFRAPGVTEYLVVSPNTTATITDPRRTPASTTGVIVSRGSNLDPQAEASENMFYGIVYEPPFLKGLKLQLDIYETKQSDALQIISAQNIVNNEALFPGRVTRATPSPTDVSLNQPGVITNVDQTFVNFGHIVNRSLDLSADYTLPWQQLGRFRATVFASHTLEATRQVAPGQPAVVLEEDTAAPPKWKYNVGLNWNNDRWSVAAFIWHLDGFGSNSAGNNLVANSASVVYYPTPSVTKVDARIAYEFKNGVWRGYGKRLRVGFGVNNIFDKEPPFSDTIWGFNAALHYQLILGRAYELSFLLPF